One part of the Humulus lupulus chromosome 9, drHumLupu1.1, whole genome shotgun sequence genome encodes these proteins:
- the LOC133802026 gene encoding LRR receptor kinase SERK2-like, which yields MVPIYHAKTGAFESNSFSGTIPSELGKLVNLVYLNLNSNNLTGEFPLDLTNPTKLTELRISSNYFTGRMPEFGNCKQLQILYLTSNLFSGPIPEWIKLRDGHYQIDLSYNNFSETSEPSTCRETFNLFRSSSGQKNNS from the exons ATGGTTCCCATATATCATGCAAAAACAGG GGCCTTTGAGAGCAACTCTTTTTCTGGAACTATTCCTTCTGAGCTTGGGAAATTGGTGAACTTGGTTTATTT GAATCTTAATTCAAACAATCTCACTGGAGAGTTCCCTCTTGATCTCACCAATCCCACCAAGTTAACTGAACT TAGGATCAGTAGTAACTACTTCACAGGAAGGATGCCTGAGTTTGGCAATTGTAAACAACTTCAGATATT GTATTTAACAAGTAACTTATTCAGTGGACCTATTCCAGAATGGATCAAACTCAGAGATGGTCACTA CCAAATAGATCTTTCTTACAATAACTTTTCCGAGACATCTGAACCATCTACTTGTCGAGAAACTTT CAATCTCTTCAGGAGCTCATCTGGACAGAAAAACAACTCGTAA